A genomic segment from Methanosphaera cuniculi encodes:
- the cobQ gene encoding cobyric acid synthase CobQ, producing MKYIMFQGTSSNAGKTLTVAALCNILARAGYRVAPFKSQNMSLNSYTTIDNEEMSIAQVMQAEAADIEPNSNMNPILLKPKGEFTSQVIVQGKPAGDMRFDDYQDNFREQAIEAIEDSLEKLDEDYDITVIEGAGSPAEINMYDKDLANMLIARMTDADVILVADIDQGGVFASIVGTYYLLPEEDRNRIKAIIINKFRGNADVLKSGIEKVEQLTGIPIIGIMPFDETLNLPEEDSASLSTHHFSENEKITIGTLRLPKISNFTDIDPLDYEPDVGIKLVSIYENLDDIDALIIPGTRNTVHDIEELKKTGMYDRIIQKAGEIPIIGICGGYQMLSKQILDPEYHESDIGSVEGLGLLDMITEFGKIDEKVVQQSSGTIINDSELGFKAETPVTGYELHEAITTLGDVEPLIKLDKGFGNNPDSNCDGAIKGNICGTYLHGIFHNFEFRRSFTDMLRINKGLEPLGMTKDDFSEAKRVNYNQLGDLFMDNVDVDYIYELLEKQED from the coding sequence ATGAAATACATAATGTTTCAAGGAACATCATCAAATGCTGGAAAAACACTCACAGTAGCTGCACTATGTAACATACTAGCACGGGCAGGATACAGAGTAGCACCATTTAAATCACAAAACATGTCCCTAAATTCATATACAACAATAGATAATGAAGAAATGTCAATAGCACAAGTAATGCAAGCTGAAGCAGCAGATATAGAACCAAATTCTAACATGAATCCAATACTGCTAAAACCAAAAGGAGAATTCACATCTCAGGTAATAGTACAAGGAAAACCAGCAGGAGATATGCGATTTGATGACTACCAAGACAACTTCAGAGAACAAGCAATAGAAGCCATAGAAGATTCACTAGAAAAATTAGATGAGGACTATGACATAACAGTAATAGAAGGAGCAGGATCACCAGCAGAAATTAACATGTATGATAAAGACCTTGCAAACATGCTAATAGCAAGAATGACAGATGCTGATGTAATACTAGTAGCAGATATTGACCAAGGGGGAGTATTTGCATCAATAGTAGGAACATACTACCTGCTTCCAGAAGAAGATCGAAACAGAATCAAAGCAATAATCATAAATAAATTCCGTGGAAATGCAGATGTACTAAAATCAGGAATAGAAAAAGTTGAACAACTAACAGGAATACCAATCATTGGAATAATGCCATTTGATGAAACACTAAACTTACCTGAAGAAGATTCAGCATCACTTTCCACACATCATTTTTCAGAAAATGAAAAAATAACAATAGGAACACTAAGACTTCCTAAAATATCAAACTTCACAGATATTGACCCACTAGATTATGAACCAGATGTAGGAATAAAACTTGTAAGTATCTATGAAAATCTAGATGATATAGATGCACTAATAATTCCTGGTACAAGAAACACAGTACATGATATAGAAGAGCTTAAAAAGACTGGAATGTATGATCGAATAATACAAAAAGCAGGTGAAATTCCAATTATTGGAATATGTGGTGGATATCAAATGTTATCAAAACAAATACTTGATCCTGAATATCATGAATCAGACATAGGATCAGTTGAAGGACTCGGACTTCTTGATATGATAACAGAATTTGGAAAAATCGATGAAAAAGTAGTACAACAATCCAGTGGAACAATAATAAATGATAGTGAACTTGGCTTTAAAGCAGAAACACCTGTCACAGGATATGAATTACATGAAGCTATAACAACACTAGGTGATGTAGAACCACTAATAAAACTAGATAAAGGATTTGGAAATAATCCAGATTCAAATTGTGATGGAGCAATAAAAGGTAATATTTGTGGAACATATCTACATGGAATCTTCCATAACTTTGAATTTAGACGAAGCTTTACAGATATGCTAAGAATCAACAAAGGATTAGAACCACTAGGTATGACAAAAGATGATTTTAGTGAAGCAAAACGTGTAAATTATAATCAGTTAGGTGATCTATTTATGGATAATGTAGATGTAGACTACATCTATGAATTACTAGAAAAACAAGAAGATTGA
- a CDS encoding potassium channel family protein, which yields MNGIIVGAGRIGYNLATKLQTDHDITIIDKDIDAYDRASEQLNCYVIHGNGTNTSILEKEDIDKIDFFVAATGNDEVNLLCSVFAKEHEVTTIVSKLNNPDHASIFKKLGISVINPERSIVRYIARMIVRPTAQSLVTIGKGDGEILEVKVKNRSIAGKTVKQIENNTDKFIIISKYIGDDIIIPNNGTILNYDDSVAVLIKRGHLLEIRDYFTEDGFEL from the coding sequence ATGAATGGTATAATTGTCGGAGCAGGACGTATAGGATATAACTTAGCAACCAAACTACAAACTGATCATGATATAACAATTATAGATAAAGATATAGATGCATATGATAGAGCATCAGAACAACTAAACTGTTATGTAATACATGGAAATGGAACAAATACAAGTATTCTTGAAAAAGAAGATATAGATAAAATAGACTTCTTTGTAGCAGCAACAGGAAATGATGAAGTAAACCTATTATGTTCAGTATTTGCAAAAGAACATGAAGTTACAACAATAGTATCAAAACTAAATAATCCAGATCATGCATCAATATTTAAAAAACTAGGAATTAGTGTAATAAATCCTGAAAGAAGTATAGTACGATATATTGCAAGAATGATTGTAAGACCAACAGCACAATCACTTGTAACAATAGGAAAAGGAGATGGAGAAATCCTAGAAGTTAAAGTTAAAAATCGTAGTATAGCAGGAAAAACAGTAAAACAAATAGAAAATAATACAGATAAATTCATAATTATATCAAAATACATAGGGGATGATATTATAATACCAAATAATGGAACAATTCTAAATTATGATGATAGTGTAGCTGTATTAATAAAAAGAGGACATCTTCTAGAAATACGAGATTACTTCACAGAAGATGGATTTGAACTATAA
- a CDS encoding VWA domain-containing protein, translating into MIKMRAEKIITLSNFLRNDGMNVSIRSTITASGFYEQYHEEFDNDQLKVALKCIYIKNKSDEDKFNKAYDKIFNTQKPQKSRKKPEKQDKKPRNIPETQEEVIETEVIEENSSYNENIQLIEQRRQQKIVNDNITRDSLIMLDNYDNRIFDICQRLSKKIANQRNKRRKLAKSHTVNMPKTIRHNLKNGGHLINLLKQKPPVKKTKQVFLCDVSGSCQWVSTWFFAILYGCYKTFDKMQVFDFDNKAVDVTNTLKMDFKNTYEINSVHQSFGVKSFGQSDMSKAFREFLKDANLNRNTDIIILSDCRDWKGKRVDGVLESAHLIHEMTKRSRKVIILNPEKKIRWNTPTSCVKDYQKAGAEVYQTNTLDEFADVVSKL; encoded by the coding sequence ATGATTAAAATGAGAGCTGAAAAAATAATTACATTATCCAACTTTCTAAGAAATGATGGAATGAATGTAAGTATAAGAAGTACAATAACAGCTTCAGGGTTTTATGAACAATACCATGAAGAATTTGATAATGATCAGCTAAAAGTAGCACTAAAATGCATATACATAAAAAATAAAAGTGATGAGGATAAATTTAATAAAGCATATGATAAAATATTCAACACACAAAAACCACAAAAATCAAGAAAAAAACCTGAAAAACAAGATAAAAAACCTAGAAACATACCAGAAACACAAGAAGAAGTAATTGAAACTGAAGTAATAGAAGAAAATTCAAGTTATAATGAAAACATACAACTAATAGAACAAAGACGACAACAAAAGATAGTAAATGATAATATAACACGCGATAGTCTTATAATGCTTGATAATTATGATAATCGTATCTTTGATATTTGTCAACGATTAAGTAAAAAAATTGCAAATCAAAGAAATAAAAGACGAAAACTTGCAAAATCACATACTGTAAATATGCCAAAAACAATCAGACACAACCTTAAAAATGGTGGTCATTTAATAAATCTCCTAAAACAGAAACCTCCAGTTAAAAAGACAAAACAAGTATTTCTATGTGATGTAAGTGGGTCATGTCAATGGGTAAGTACATGGTTTTTTGCAATACTATATGGATGTTATAAAACATTTGATAAAATGCAAGTATTTGACTTTGATAATAAAGCAGTAGATGTGACAAATACTCTTAAGATGGATTTTAAAAATACATATGAAATAAATTCAGTACACCAGTCATTTGGTGTTAAATCATTTGGACAATCAGATATGAGTAAGGCATTTCGCGAATTTCTAAAAGATGCTAATTTAAATCGTAATACAGATATTATAATACTATCAGATTGTCGTGATTGGAAGGGAAAACGTGTTGATGGAGTACTTGAATCAGCACATCTAATACATGAGATGACAAAACGTTCACGTAAAGTAATAATACTTAATCCTGAGAAGAAGATTCGTTGGAATACTCCTACAAGTTGTGTTAAAGATTATCAGAAAGCTGGTGCTGAGGTTTATCAGACTAATACTCTTGATGAATTTGCAGATGTTGTATCTAAATTATAA